A window of Pomacea canaliculata isolate SZHN2017 linkage group LG3, ASM307304v1, whole genome shotgun sequence contains these coding sequences:
- the LOC112558518 gene encoding probable serine/threonine-protein kinase irlF yields the protein MTTQLESAMDTTNISKKSESQQEEGGKKEMAENEKKELALGILEDEELFMTVTQEDHDTWQQRMDQNEDTLKARKETFDKWQDDLVRRRMFAYTRMKKLQNCFRQRLTFYSDVNKLIDAMVKKVDSDGDKMALATPFPDIAGADDSSKNPQIQQQEPQEQQQQQEYQQQDQEHQQKDSDQQMEEQE from the exons ATGACTACTCAGTTAG AATCAGCTATGGACACCACAAATATCAGCAAGAAAAGTGAATCGCAGCAGGAAGAAGgcggaaagaaagagatggccgaaaatgaaaaaaaggagttGGCACTGGGAATCCTAGAAGACGAGGAGCTGTTTATGACTGTCACTCAAGAGGACCACGACACGTGGCAGCAAAGAATGGACCAGAACGAGGACACCTTGAAGGCGCGAAAAGAAACGTTCGACAAGTGGCAGGACGACCTGGTGCGTCGTCGAATGTTCGCGTACACGCGCATGAAAAAACTACAGAACTGCTTTCGCCAACGTCTGACCTTCTACAGTGACGTCAACAAGCTCATCGACGCTATGGTCAAGAAGGTGGATAGTGATGGTGACAAGATGGCGCTCGCCACGCCATTTCCGGACATCGCCGGCGCGGACGACAGCAGCAAGAACCCTCAAATTCAGCAGCAGGAGCCACaggaacagcagcaacaacaagaataTCAACAGCAGGATCAAGAACATCAACAAAAGGATTCAGATCAACAAATGGAGGAACAGGAGTGA